A genomic region of Deltaproteobacteria bacterium contains the following coding sequences:
- a CDS encoding TatD family hydrolase, translating into MLSDQELRWMDMHAHLDKLEEGPEMAIEKALSVGVDRIITIGTDPQDLPVVLELAKKYAPHVYCTLGIHPHDGVSYSKEVGEFILRNARQERVVAIGEIGLDYYYNQSPKNEQLEAFRSQLDLARQLKMPVEIHTRDAEEDTVAILSEYKDQVKGLIHCFTGTQWLADQCLDLGYFISISGVVTFKNAHELKKTVSAIPLDRLLIETDSPFLSPVPMRGKPNTPAYVVHTAKVVAEIKNISLKELCLQTRKNAETIFPKLKAESGVL; encoded by the coding sequence ATGTTAAGTGATCAGGAATTAAGATGGATGGACATGCATGCTCATTTGGACAAGCTCGAAGAGGGGCCAGAAATGGCCATTGAGAAGGCACTTTCTGTAGGGGTGGATCGTATTATCACCATTGGAACCGACCCTCAGGATTTGCCGGTGGTTTTAGAACTTGCTAAAAAATATGCTCCCCATGTCTATTGTACATTGGGAATTCATCCCCATGATGGAGTTTCGTACAGCAAAGAAGTAGGAGAATTCATTCTACGAAATGCCCGCCAAGAGCGAGTCGTGGCCATCGGTGAGATTGGCTTAGATTACTATTACAACCAATCTCCCAAAAATGAACAATTAGAGGCTTTTCGTAGTCAATTAGATTTAGCGAGGCAATTAAAAATGCCTGTCGAAATTCATACCCGCGATGCCGAAGAAGATACGGTCGCGATTTTAAGTGAGTACAAAGATCAAGTTAAGGGTTTGATTCATTGTTTTACCGGCACTCAATGGCTTGCCGATCAGTGTTTAGATTTAGGTTATTTTATTTCTATTTCAGGGGTAGTGACTTTTAAAAATGCCCATGAATTAAAAAAAACAGTGAGCGCGATACCATTGGATCGCTTGCTTATCGAGACGGATTCACCTTTTTTATCTCCGGTACCCATGCGAGGTAAACCCAATACGCCGGCCTACGTCGTTCATACCGCCAAAGTGGTGGCCGAAATAAAAAATATTTCCCTGAAGGAATTGTGTTTACAAACAAGAAAAAATGCAGAGACAATATTCCCCAAACTTAAAGCAGAGTCAGGAGTTTTATGA